In Pseudemcibacter aquimaris, the sequence TTGGCTAATTATATTTTCATTTGCGCTTGGATTTGGAACCACTGTTGCGGAACCCGCCCTTATTGCCGTTAGTCAAGAAGCCGCCCGTATCACAGCATCCGCCGGCATGATCCCCGCGACGGAAGAGGCGCAAAGCTCATACGCATTCGGGCTTCGTATGACGGTGGCCGTATCCGTTGGCATTGCCATTGTAACGGGCGTAATCCGGATCATTAAAGGATGGCCGATACAGTATATAATCATCGGCGGTTATTTGGTGATTGTGGTGCTGACCCAATTTGCGCCAGAAAGCATTATTGGTGTGGCATATGATAGTGGTGGCGTGACCACATCCACCATCACCGTGCCGCTCGTAACCGCGCTTGGTATCGGGTTATCAACCGTGATTAAAGGCCGGAACCCAATGATTGACGGCTTTGGGCTTATTGCCTTTGCTAGCCTGTTTCCGATCGCCTTTGTTCTTGTTTACGGGATTGTGTTTTAATGGAAGAATTACTGATCAAAATGATAACGACATTCTTACTTACGGTGCGTGATGTGGCACCGATTGGTATTTTGCTCGTTTTTTTCCAGACATTCGTTCTGAAATCCCCAGTGCCAAATTTAAAAAAGGTGGTGGTTGGGTTTATTTATGTGATTACCGGGTTGGCATTATTCCTGATCGGCCTTGAGCAGGCATTATTCCCGCTTGGGGATATTATGGCAAAGCAATTAACCGACCCTGCCTTTATCACTGGCGGTGAAGGGGCCGACGGACAAGTATTAGAATGGTGGCAATATTACTGGGTTTATATATTCGCGGCTGCCATTGGTTTTTCCACCACTGTCGCGGAACCATCATTAATCGCGGTTGCGATGAAAGCAAGCGATACATCCGGTGGCACATTAAAACCATGGGGCTTAAGGATTGCTGTGGCTATTGGTGTTGCCTTATCAATCGCGCTGGGTGCATTTAGGATCGTAACCGGTACATCACTGGCCTATTACATGATGGCGGGTTATTTATTTGTGATCGTACAAACCATTTTTGCCCCGAAAACAATTATCCCGCTTGCTTATGATAGTGGTGGTGTGACCACATCAACCGTTACCGTGCCGCTTGTCACCGCGCTGGGTCTGGGCCTCGCGTCAACTGTACCGGGACGAAGCCCGCTTGTAGACGGGTTTGGCCTGATCGCGCTTGCAAGCCTGTTCCCGATGATTACCGTTATGGGATACGCACAAATTTCACAATTTCTTCAAACACGTAATGAAAGGAGCGCACAATGAAATTTAAATTGATTGTCGCTATGGTCGCTGATGAAAAAACGGACCAAGTCATTGAAACAGCACGAGAATTAGGGGCCACAGGCGCCACCGTTATCACCAGCGCACGCGGCGAGGGACTTACACCCGCCAAAAGCTTTTTCGGTGTAACGGTCGAAGGACAAGTTGATGTAGCCCTGTTTATTGTTGAAGAACATATGAGCAGAACAATTTTGGAAGCAATTTCGGAAGCAAGCGATTTTAAAGGCTCACAAGGATCCGGTGTTGCGTTACAATTAGACATTGAAGACGTTGTAGGCCTGGAAAGCCAGCTTGCAACCATTCAGGATGAAATCGAGGAACAGATATGACCGAAATAAAACATGAAACAGTAAAAGAAGTCATGACAACCAATCTGATTATGGTTGATGGGCTGACAACGATATCTGATGCACTGGATATTATGCGTAAAAACGAGATCAGCTCGCTTGTGATTAACCGCAGAAACGAAAGCGATGAATATGGTTTGCTGACCGCATCGGATATCGCGAATGAAGTACTTGTGCCTGATCTAGCACCTGAACGAACGAGTGCCTATCAAGTGATGCAGAAACCTGTGCTTTGCATGCGCGCCAATATGAACATCCGTTATGCCATTCGCCTGTGTGCAAAATTCAAAGTATCCCGCGCATTGGTGATTGAAAATGACGAAGCCGTCGGTATCGTCACATTACGAGATATGGTGCTAAGATATACGGAAGAAAAGTAAGTCATAATTAAATGCCCCGCTTAAAAAACGGGGCATTTTCATTTAAACGCTCAATTCGATGCCATTTGCACCTGCTGTGCCCTTGACGGTTTGACCGTCCATAATATCTCCCGCCAAAATCATATTAGCGAGAGCGTCCTGCACATGTTGTTGGATCACACGTTTTAACGGTCTTGCGCCGTAAACCGGATCATAGCCGGTGTGGGCAAGCCAGTCTTTTGCGCTGACATCAAGCTCAAGTGAAATTTTGCGTTCTGCAAGGCGTTTTTCAAGGCCCGCGAGCTGAATATCAACGATTTTATGCATGTGTTTTTCAGCCAAACGATGGAACAGCGTAATTTCATCAAGACGGTTGATAAATTCGGGACGGAAGCTTGCCCGAACCACATTCATCACATCATCACGTACTGTATCCACATCTTCATCACTTCCTAATGCGGCGATCAGATCACTGCCGAGATTACTGGTCAGGATGATCAACACATTACTGAAATCAACGGTGCGGCCCTGCCCGTCAGTGAGGCGGCCATCATCAAGGACTTGCAGCAAGATATTGAAAACATCACCATGGGCCTTTTCCACCTCATCAAATAGTACCACTTGATATGGACGGCGGCGAACGGCTTCGGTCAGCACGCCCCCTTCGTCATATCCCACATATCCGGGCGGCGCACCTATCAGGCGGGCAACAGAATGTTTTTCCATAAATTCAGACATATCAATGCGCACCATGGCATTTTCATCGTCGAATAAATATTCGGCCAGCGCCTTGGTCAGTTCTGTTTTACCGACACCCGTTGGACCAAGGAAAAGAAACGAACCTATTGGGCGTGTTTCTTCCTGAAGCCCCGCACGCGCGCGGCGAACGGCCGCGGCCACCGCAGAAATGGCCTCGTCTTGTCCAATCACGCGTTTTCCAATATTGTCTTCCATGCTCAGAAGTTTTTCACGCTCGCCTTCCAGCATTTTATCAACCGGAATACCTGTCCAGCGGCTGATCACGGCGGCAATATCGTTATCGGAAACTTCTTCTTTTAGTAACTGATTATCGTCTGCGTCGCCTTCGGTTACATTTTT encodes:
- a CDS encoding DUF1538 domain-containing protein, with protein sequence MPQFFKTLVDALRDLAPIVGVVLFFQLIVLQQPLPEPFKIAGGMAAVVVGLALFIQGLELSLFPLGENMAGALVRKGSIPWLIIFSFALGFGTTVAEPALIAVSQEAARITASAGMIPATEEAQSSYAFGLRMTVAVSVGIAIVTGVIRIIKGWPIQYIIIGGYLVIVVLTQFAPESIIGVAYDSGGVTTSTITVPLVTALGIGLSTVIKGRNPMIDGFGLIAFASLFPIAFVLVYGIVF
- a CDS encoding DUF1538 domain-containing protein is translated as MEELLIKMITTFLLTVRDVAPIGILLVFFQTFVLKSPVPNLKKVVVGFIYVITGLALFLIGLEQALFPLGDIMAKQLTDPAFITGGEGADGQVLEWWQYYWVYIFAAAIGFSTTVAEPSLIAVAMKASDTSGGTLKPWGLRIAVAIGVALSIALGAFRIVTGTSLAYYMMAGYLFVIVQTIFAPKTIIPLAYDSGGVTTSTVTVPLVTALGLGLASTVPGRSPLVDGFGLIALASLFPMITVMGYAQISQFLQTRNERSAQ
- a CDS encoding P-II family nitrogen regulator; translation: MKFKLIVAMVADEKTDQVIETARELGATGATVITSARGEGLTPAKSFFGVTVEGQVDVALFIVEEHMSRTILEAISEASDFKGSQGSGVALQLDIEDVVGLESQLATIQDEIEEQI
- a CDS encoding CBS domain-containing protein — encoded protein: MTEIKHETVKEVMTTNLIMVDGLTTISDALDIMRKNEISSLVINRRNESDEYGLLTASDIANEVLVPDLAPERTSAYQVMQKPVLCMRANMNIRYAIRLCAKFKVSRALVIENDEAVGIVTLRDMVLRYTEEK